In Anomalospiza imberbis isolate Cuckoo-Finch-1a 21T00152 chromosome 19, ASM3175350v1, whole genome shotgun sequence, a genomic segment contains:
- the ABCC3 gene encoding ATP-binding cassette sub-family C member 3 isoform X1, with product MEAFCGSLFWDSNLTIHTDNPDLTPCFQNTILAWIPGIYLWSALPFYLLYLKRNKRGYIVLSVLSRFKTLFGVLLWCVSWADLFYSFHELLQNRTPPPVYFVTPLVVGITVLLATLLIQYERLRGIQSSGVLIIFWFLSVLCAMGPFRSKIMTTAAQGHVNERFRFTTFYIYFALIIIEFILSCFKEKPPFFSPVNMDANPCPELNSGFLSRLTFWWFTSMAIHGYKRPLEDKDLWSLNEDDTSKTIVQQLSKEWDREKVECKQKEDVSYMKKSNHVQNHVGGSPEEAEVLVRDKKHNRKPSFLKALLRTFGPYFLIGSFFKLIQDLLSFVNPQLLSVLIGFIKNKDAPAWWGFLIAALMFICAVLQTLILHQHFQYCFVTGMRLRTGITGVIYRKSLAITNSAKRSSTVGEIVNLMSVDAQRFMDLMTFLNMLWSAPLQIFLALYFLWQTLGASVLAGVAVMVLLIPFNSAIAIKTRAFQVEQMRYKDSRIKLMNEILGGIKVLKLYAWEPSFSEKVLEIRKNELRVLKKSAYLNSLSTFAWISAPFLVALTTFAVYVSVDEKNILDAEKAFVSLSLFNILKFPLNMLPQVISNIAQTSVSLKRIQQFLNHDELNPNCVETKVIAPGNAISVRNATFSWGKELKPTLKDINMLIPSGSLVAIVGHVGCGKSSLVSALLGEMEKLEGEVAVKGSVAYVPQQAWIQNATLKDNILFGQAPNEEKYEDVLESCALKTDLEVLPGGDQTEIGEKGINLSGGQRQRVSLARAVYSSSDIFLLDDPLSAVDSHVAKHIFDKVIGPDGVLKGKTRILVTHGISFLPQVDHIIVLVDGKISEMGSYQELLKQNKAFAEFLRNYALDEDIEEDEPTMLEEEEVLLAEDTLSIHTDLADNEPVTNEVRKQFLRQLSVVSSEGGECPNKMSTKRRVCEKKPAEPPLPRKSANEKLIQAETTETGTVKLTVFWQYMKAVSPVISLVICFLYCCQNAAAIGANVWLSDWTNEPVVNGTQHNTSMRIGVYAALGLLQGLIVLICSFTLAMGGINAARTLHAALLENKFHTPQSFYDTTPTGRIINRFSKDIYVIDEVIPPTILMFLGTFFTSLSTMIVIIASTPLFAVVIVPLAILYFFVQRFYVATSRQLKRLESVSRSPIYSHFSETVSGASVIRAYRRVKAFVDISDSKVDENQKSYYPGIVSNRWLGIRVEFVGNCIVLFAALFAVIGRNSLNAGLVGLSVSYALQVTLSLNWMVRMTSELETNIVAVERIKEYSETETEAPWIIEGKSPPENWPSKGDLEFVNYSVRYRKGLDLVLKDLNLQVHGGEKIGIVGRTGAGKSSMTLCLFRILEAVKGEIKIDGVKISEIGLHDLRSRLTIIPQDPVLFSGTLRMNLDPFNKYSDEEIWKALELSHLKRFVSSQPSMLDYECSEGGENLSVGQRQLVCLARALLRKTRILILDEATAAIDLETDDLIQMTIRTQFVDCTVLTIAHRLNTIMDYTRVLVLDNGTIAEFDKPANLIAAKGIFYSMAKDAGLA from the exons CTCCTAGCCACACTGCTTATCCAGTATGAAAGACTGAGAGGAATTCAGTCCTCTGGAGTGCTCATTATCTTCTGGTTTCTGTCTGTGCTTTGTGCCATGGGGCCCTTCCGGTCAAAGATCATGACTACAGCAGCACAG GGCCATGTAAATGAAAGGTTCAGGTTTACCACGTTTTACATCTACTTTGCTTTGATAATCATTGAGTTCATACTTTCATGTTTTAAAGAGAAgcctccatttttttcccctgttaaTATGGATGCT AATCCATGTCCAGAGTTAAATTCAGGCTTCCTGTCAAGATTGACATTTTGGTGGTTTACCAG CATGGCAATTCACGGGTACAAAAGGCCTCTGGAAGACAAAGATTTGTGGTCGCTGAACGAAGATGACACTTCAAAAACTATCGTGCAACAACTGAGTAAAGAGTGGGACAGAGAAAAAGTAGAGTGCAAGCA GAAAGAGGATGTGTCATACATGAAGAAATCAAACCATGTGCAGAATCATGTTGGTGGCAGCCCAGAGGAAGCAGAAGTCCTGGTCAGAGACAAAAAGCACAATAGGAAGCCTTCCTTTCTCAAGGCTTTGTTGAGGACCTTCGGGCCATACTTCTTAATTGGTTCCTTCTTCAAGTTGATACAAGACCTACTCTCTTTTGTCAACCCTCAGCTATTAAG TGTATTAATCGGCTTCATTAAGAACAAAGATGCCCCAGCCTGGTGGGGATTTTTGATTGCAGCTCTGATGTTtatctgtgctgtgctgcagacacTCATCCTTCACCAGCACTTCCAGTACTGCTTTGTTACTGGGATGAGGCTAAGGACTGGGATCACTGGGGTGATATACCGAAAG TCCTTAGCGATCACAAACTCAGCAAAGCGCTCATCTACCGTTGGAGAAATTGTCAACCTGATGTCAGTGGATGCCCAGCGTTTCATGGACCTGATGACTTTTCTGAACATGTTGTGGTCTGCGCCACTCCAGATATTTCTAGCTTTGTATTTCCTCTGGCAG aCTTTAGGGGCTTCTGTGCTGGCTGGAGTTGCTGTGATGGTCTTACTTATCCCATTTAACTCAGCAATAGCAATAAAAACCAGAGCATTCCAG GTGGAACAAATGCGGTACAAAGACTCCCGCATTAAATTAATGAACGAGATCCTGGGTGGCATCAAGGTGCTGAAGCTCTATGCTTGGGAACCATCCTTTTCAGAAAAGGTCCTGGAGATACGGAAGAATGAGCTGAGAGTTTTGAAAAAATCTGCCTATCTCAACTCTTTGTCCACCTTTGCCTGGATCAGTGCACCCTTCCTG GTAGCACTGACAACATTTGCTGTGTATGTCTCTGTGGATGAGAAGAATATCCTGGATGCAGAAAAGGCTTTTGTCTCCCTGTCCTTGTTCAATATCTTGAAGTTTCCCCTCAATATGCTTCCACAAGTCATTAGCAACATTGCACAG ACAAGCGTTTCCCTGAAGAGAATTCAACAGTTCCTGAATCATGATGAACTTAATCCAAATTGTGTGGAAACAAAAGTGATTGCACCAG GCAATGCCATCAGTGTAAGAAATGCAACGTTCAGCTGGGGAAAGGAGCTTAAGCCAACGCTGAAAGA TATAAATATGTTGATCCCCAGTGGTTCTTTGGTTGCCATTGTTGGCCACGTTGGCTGTGGGAAGTCTTCTCTGGTGTCTGCCCTCCTGGGTGAGATGGAAAAGCTGGAAGGAGAAGTGGCTGTGAAG GGTTCTGTTGCTTATGTGCCTCAACAAGCCTGGATCCAGAATGCCACGCTGAAAGATAACATTTTGTTTGGCCAAGCTCCTAATGAGGAAAAATACGAAGATGTCCTGGAGTCCTGTGCTTTAAAAACTGATCTGGAAGTGCTGCCAGGAGGAGATCAAACTGAGATAGGAGAGAAG GGCATCAACCTGTCGGGAGGACAGCGGCAGCGTGTGAGCCTGGCCCGTGCTGTGTACAGCAGCTCGGATATTTTCCTGCTGGACGATCCCCTGTCCGCCGTGGACTCACATGTGGCCAAGCACATCTTTGACAAAGTCATTGGCCCGGATGGGGTCCTGAAAGGAAAA ACCCGAATCCTGGTAACCCACGGCATTAGCTTCCTACCTCAGGTAGACCATATAATTGTCCTGGTAGATGGCAAAATCTCTGAAATGGGATCTTACCAAGAgcttctgaaacaaaacaagGCCTTTGCAGAATTCCTCCGGAATTATGCACTGGATGAAGACATTGAAGAGGATGAACCAACAA tgctggaggaggaagaagtgctgctggctgaggaCACCCTGAGCATCCACACAGACCTGGCCGATAACGAGCCCGTGACAAACGAGGTCCGCAAACAGTTTCTTAG GCAACTTAGTGTAGTGTCTTCTGAGGGAGGAGAATGTCCCAACAAAATGTCAACGAAACGAAGAGTCTGTGAGAAGAAGCCAGCAGAGCCTCCTCTTCCAAGAAAAAGTGCTAATGAGAAACTTATTCAGGCTGAAACCACTGAAACAGGCACG GTAAAGCTAACAGTGTTCTGGCAGTACATGAAGGCTGTCAGCCCTGTCATTTCTTTGGTGATCTGTTTCCTGTATTGCTGTCAAAATGCTGCTGCCATCGGGGCCAACGTGTGGCTCAGTGACTGGACCAACGAGCCGGTAGTAAATGGGACTCAGCACAACACATCCATGAGAATTGGGGTCTACGCTGCCCTGGGCCTCTTGCAAG GGCTCATAGTGCTGATCTGCTCCTTCACCCTGGCCATGGGGGGCATCAACGCTGCCCGGACCCTCcatgctgcactgctggagaaCAAATTCCACACGCCACAGTCCTTCTATGACACCACCCCGACTGGGCGCATCATCAACCGTTTCTCCAAGGACATCTATGTCATCGATGAGGTCATCCCGCCCACCATCCTCATGTTCCTGGGGACATTCTTTACCTCCTTGTCCACCATGATCGTTATCATAGCGAGCACTCCGCTCTTCGCCGTGGTTATAGTCCCACTGGCAATTCTCTATTTCTTTGTTCAG CGATTCTATGTCGCAACCTCCCGCCAGCTGAAGCGCCTGGAGTCTGTGAGCAGATCCCCTATCTACTCCCACTTCTCAGAGACTGTGTCAGGGGCCAGTGTCATCAGAGCCTACAGGAGAGTGAAGGCCTTCGTGGACATCAGTGATTCAAAGGTAGATGAAAATCAGAAGAGTTATTATCCTGGCATAGTGTCCAACAG GTGGCTGGGCATCCGAGTTGAGTTTGTGGGGAACTGCATTGTCCTTTTTGCTGCCCTTTTTGCTGTGATTGGTAGGAACAGCCTGAATGCTGGCCTGGTGGGACTGTCAGTGTCCTACGCGTTACAG GTGACCTTGTCACTGAATTGGATGGTCCGAATGACTTCTGAACTTGAAACCAATATTGTGGCTGTGGAAAGAATAAAAGAGTATTCAGAAACTGAAACAGAG GCTCCCTGGATCATTGAGGGCAAGAGTCCCCCAGAAAACTGGCCATCCAAGGGAGACCTGGAGTTTGTGAATTATTCAGTGAGGTACAGGAAGGGCCTAGATCTGGTGCTGAAGGATCTAAACCTCCAAGTGCACGGTGGGGAGAAG ATTGGAATTGTTGGCAGAACTGGCGCAGGGAAGTCCTCCATGACCCTCTGCCTCTTTAGGATCCTGGAAGCTGTAAAAGGGGAAATTAAAATTGATGGCGTGAAAATTTCAGAAATTGGTCTCCATGACCTTCGATCGAGGCTAACAATTATTCCTCAG GATCCTGTTCTCTTTTCTGGAACACTGAGGATGAACCTGGATCCATTTAATAAGTATTCAGATGAAGAAATATGGAAAGCACTTGAACTGTCTCATTTGAAGAGGTTTGTCAGCAGTCAGCCATCCATGCTGGACTATGAGTGCTCAGAGGGAGGAGAGAATCTTAG TGTTGGCCAGAGGCAGCTCGTGTGCCTGGCCAGAGCTCTCCTGCGCAAAACCAGGATCCTGATCCTGGATGAAGCCACAGCCGCCATCGACCTGGAGACAGACGACCTCATCCAGATGACCATTCGGACACAGTTTGTGGACTGCACGGTGCTGACCATTGCACACAGGCTGAACACAATCATGGATTACACCAG GGTTCTTGTTCTAGACAATGGGACCATAGCTGAATTTGACAAACCTGCAAACCTCATAGCAGCCAAAGGTATTTTCTACAGTATGGCCAAAGATGCTGGACTGGCATGA
- the ABCC3 gene encoding ATP-binding cassette sub-family C member 3 isoform X2, protein MDANPCPELNSGFLSRLTFWWFTSMAIHGYKRPLEDKDLWSLNEDDTSKTIVQQLSKEWDREKVECKQKEDVSYMKKSNHVQNHVGGSPEEAEVLVRDKKHNRKPSFLKALLRTFGPYFLIGSFFKLIQDLLSFVNPQLLSVLIGFIKNKDAPAWWGFLIAALMFICAVLQTLILHQHFQYCFVTGMRLRTGITGVIYRKSLAITNSAKRSSTVGEIVNLMSVDAQRFMDLMTFLNMLWSAPLQIFLALYFLWQTLGASVLAGVAVMVLLIPFNSAIAIKTRAFQVEQMRYKDSRIKLMNEILGGIKVLKLYAWEPSFSEKVLEIRKNELRVLKKSAYLNSLSTFAWISAPFLVALTTFAVYVSVDEKNILDAEKAFVSLSLFNILKFPLNMLPQVISNIAQTSVSLKRIQQFLNHDELNPNCVETKVIAPGNAISVRNATFSWGKELKPTLKDINMLIPSGSLVAIVGHVGCGKSSLVSALLGEMEKLEGEVAVKGSVAYVPQQAWIQNATLKDNILFGQAPNEEKYEDVLESCALKTDLEVLPGGDQTEIGEKGINLSGGQRQRVSLARAVYSSSDIFLLDDPLSAVDSHVAKHIFDKVIGPDGVLKGKTRILVTHGISFLPQVDHIIVLVDGKISEMGSYQELLKQNKAFAEFLRNYALDEDIEEDEPTMLEEEEVLLAEDTLSIHTDLADNEPVTNEVRKQFLRQLSVVSSEGGECPNKMSTKRRVCEKKPAEPPLPRKSANEKLIQAETTETGTVKLTVFWQYMKAVSPVISLVICFLYCCQNAAAIGANVWLSDWTNEPVVNGTQHNTSMRIGVYAALGLLQGLIVLICSFTLAMGGINAARTLHAALLENKFHTPQSFYDTTPTGRIINRFSKDIYVIDEVIPPTILMFLGTFFTSLSTMIVIIASTPLFAVVIVPLAILYFFVQRFYVATSRQLKRLESVSRSPIYSHFSETVSGASVIRAYRRVKAFVDISDSKVDENQKSYYPGIVSNRWLGIRVEFVGNCIVLFAALFAVIGRNSLNAGLVGLSVSYALQVTLSLNWMVRMTSELETNIVAVERIKEYSETETEAPWIIEGKSPPENWPSKGDLEFVNYSVRYRKGLDLVLKDLNLQVHGGEKIGIVGRTGAGKSSMTLCLFRILEAVKGEIKIDGVKISEIGLHDLRSRLTIIPQDPVLFSGTLRMNLDPFNKYSDEEIWKALELSHLKRFVSSQPSMLDYECSEGGENLSVGQRQLVCLARALLRKTRILILDEATAAIDLETDDLIQMTIRTQFVDCTVLTIAHRLNTIMDYTRVLVLDNGTIAEFDKPANLIAAKGIFYSMAKDAGLA, encoded by the exons ATGGATGCT AATCCATGTCCAGAGTTAAATTCAGGCTTCCTGTCAAGATTGACATTTTGGTGGTTTACCAG CATGGCAATTCACGGGTACAAAAGGCCTCTGGAAGACAAAGATTTGTGGTCGCTGAACGAAGATGACACTTCAAAAACTATCGTGCAACAACTGAGTAAAGAGTGGGACAGAGAAAAAGTAGAGTGCAAGCA GAAAGAGGATGTGTCATACATGAAGAAATCAAACCATGTGCAGAATCATGTTGGTGGCAGCCCAGAGGAAGCAGAAGTCCTGGTCAGAGACAAAAAGCACAATAGGAAGCCTTCCTTTCTCAAGGCTTTGTTGAGGACCTTCGGGCCATACTTCTTAATTGGTTCCTTCTTCAAGTTGATACAAGACCTACTCTCTTTTGTCAACCCTCAGCTATTAAG TGTATTAATCGGCTTCATTAAGAACAAAGATGCCCCAGCCTGGTGGGGATTTTTGATTGCAGCTCTGATGTTtatctgtgctgtgctgcagacacTCATCCTTCACCAGCACTTCCAGTACTGCTTTGTTACTGGGATGAGGCTAAGGACTGGGATCACTGGGGTGATATACCGAAAG TCCTTAGCGATCACAAACTCAGCAAAGCGCTCATCTACCGTTGGAGAAATTGTCAACCTGATGTCAGTGGATGCCCAGCGTTTCATGGACCTGATGACTTTTCTGAACATGTTGTGGTCTGCGCCACTCCAGATATTTCTAGCTTTGTATTTCCTCTGGCAG aCTTTAGGGGCTTCTGTGCTGGCTGGAGTTGCTGTGATGGTCTTACTTATCCCATTTAACTCAGCAATAGCAATAAAAACCAGAGCATTCCAG GTGGAACAAATGCGGTACAAAGACTCCCGCATTAAATTAATGAACGAGATCCTGGGTGGCATCAAGGTGCTGAAGCTCTATGCTTGGGAACCATCCTTTTCAGAAAAGGTCCTGGAGATACGGAAGAATGAGCTGAGAGTTTTGAAAAAATCTGCCTATCTCAACTCTTTGTCCACCTTTGCCTGGATCAGTGCACCCTTCCTG GTAGCACTGACAACATTTGCTGTGTATGTCTCTGTGGATGAGAAGAATATCCTGGATGCAGAAAAGGCTTTTGTCTCCCTGTCCTTGTTCAATATCTTGAAGTTTCCCCTCAATATGCTTCCACAAGTCATTAGCAACATTGCACAG ACAAGCGTTTCCCTGAAGAGAATTCAACAGTTCCTGAATCATGATGAACTTAATCCAAATTGTGTGGAAACAAAAGTGATTGCACCAG GCAATGCCATCAGTGTAAGAAATGCAACGTTCAGCTGGGGAAAGGAGCTTAAGCCAACGCTGAAAGA TATAAATATGTTGATCCCCAGTGGTTCTTTGGTTGCCATTGTTGGCCACGTTGGCTGTGGGAAGTCTTCTCTGGTGTCTGCCCTCCTGGGTGAGATGGAAAAGCTGGAAGGAGAAGTGGCTGTGAAG GGTTCTGTTGCTTATGTGCCTCAACAAGCCTGGATCCAGAATGCCACGCTGAAAGATAACATTTTGTTTGGCCAAGCTCCTAATGAGGAAAAATACGAAGATGTCCTGGAGTCCTGTGCTTTAAAAACTGATCTGGAAGTGCTGCCAGGAGGAGATCAAACTGAGATAGGAGAGAAG GGCATCAACCTGTCGGGAGGACAGCGGCAGCGTGTGAGCCTGGCCCGTGCTGTGTACAGCAGCTCGGATATTTTCCTGCTGGACGATCCCCTGTCCGCCGTGGACTCACATGTGGCCAAGCACATCTTTGACAAAGTCATTGGCCCGGATGGGGTCCTGAAAGGAAAA ACCCGAATCCTGGTAACCCACGGCATTAGCTTCCTACCTCAGGTAGACCATATAATTGTCCTGGTAGATGGCAAAATCTCTGAAATGGGATCTTACCAAGAgcttctgaaacaaaacaagGCCTTTGCAGAATTCCTCCGGAATTATGCACTGGATGAAGACATTGAAGAGGATGAACCAACAA tgctggaggaggaagaagtgctgctggctgaggaCACCCTGAGCATCCACACAGACCTGGCCGATAACGAGCCCGTGACAAACGAGGTCCGCAAACAGTTTCTTAG GCAACTTAGTGTAGTGTCTTCTGAGGGAGGAGAATGTCCCAACAAAATGTCAACGAAACGAAGAGTCTGTGAGAAGAAGCCAGCAGAGCCTCCTCTTCCAAGAAAAAGTGCTAATGAGAAACTTATTCAGGCTGAAACCACTGAAACAGGCACG GTAAAGCTAACAGTGTTCTGGCAGTACATGAAGGCTGTCAGCCCTGTCATTTCTTTGGTGATCTGTTTCCTGTATTGCTGTCAAAATGCTGCTGCCATCGGGGCCAACGTGTGGCTCAGTGACTGGACCAACGAGCCGGTAGTAAATGGGACTCAGCACAACACATCCATGAGAATTGGGGTCTACGCTGCCCTGGGCCTCTTGCAAG GGCTCATAGTGCTGATCTGCTCCTTCACCCTGGCCATGGGGGGCATCAACGCTGCCCGGACCCTCcatgctgcactgctggagaaCAAATTCCACACGCCACAGTCCTTCTATGACACCACCCCGACTGGGCGCATCATCAACCGTTTCTCCAAGGACATCTATGTCATCGATGAGGTCATCCCGCCCACCATCCTCATGTTCCTGGGGACATTCTTTACCTCCTTGTCCACCATGATCGTTATCATAGCGAGCACTCCGCTCTTCGCCGTGGTTATAGTCCCACTGGCAATTCTCTATTTCTTTGTTCAG CGATTCTATGTCGCAACCTCCCGCCAGCTGAAGCGCCTGGAGTCTGTGAGCAGATCCCCTATCTACTCCCACTTCTCAGAGACTGTGTCAGGGGCCAGTGTCATCAGAGCCTACAGGAGAGTGAAGGCCTTCGTGGACATCAGTGATTCAAAGGTAGATGAAAATCAGAAGAGTTATTATCCTGGCATAGTGTCCAACAG GTGGCTGGGCATCCGAGTTGAGTTTGTGGGGAACTGCATTGTCCTTTTTGCTGCCCTTTTTGCTGTGATTGGTAGGAACAGCCTGAATGCTGGCCTGGTGGGACTGTCAGTGTCCTACGCGTTACAG GTGACCTTGTCACTGAATTGGATGGTCCGAATGACTTCTGAACTTGAAACCAATATTGTGGCTGTGGAAAGAATAAAAGAGTATTCAGAAACTGAAACAGAG GCTCCCTGGATCATTGAGGGCAAGAGTCCCCCAGAAAACTGGCCATCCAAGGGAGACCTGGAGTTTGTGAATTATTCAGTGAGGTACAGGAAGGGCCTAGATCTGGTGCTGAAGGATCTAAACCTCCAAGTGCACGGTGGGGAGAAG ATTGGAATTGTTGGCAGAACTGGCGCAGGGAAGTCCTCCATGACCCTCTGCCTCTTTAGGATCCTGGAAGCTGTAAAAGGGGAAATTAAAATTGATGGCGTGAAAATTTCAGAAATTGGTCTCCATGACCTTCGATCGAGGCTAACAATTATTCCTCAG GATCCTGTTCTCTTTTCTGGAACACTGAGGATGAACCTGGATCCATTTAATAAGTATTCAGATGAAGAAATATGGAAAGCACTTGAACTGTCTCATTTGAAGAGGTTTGTCAGCAGTCAGCCATCCATGCTGGACTATGAGTGCTCAGAGGGAGGAGAGAATCTTAG TGTTGGCCAGAGGCAGCTCGTGTGCCTGGCCAGAGCTCTCCTGCGCAAAACCAGGATCCTGATCCTGGATGAAGCCACAGCCGCCATCGACCTGGAGACAGACGACCTCATCCAGATGACCATTCGGACACAGTTTGTGGACTGCACGGTGCTGACCATTGCACACAGGCTGAACACAATCATGGATTACACCAG GGTTCTTGTTCTAGACAATGGGACCATAGCTGAATTTGACAAACCTGCAAACCTCATAGCAGCCAAAGGTATTTTCTACAGTATGGCCAAAGATGCTGGACTGGCATGA